tttacacacatatacatttgatgcgatggtcactccacaagcataagtgtttgtggggtgtgagaGGCAAGGGTCGGGATTCAAGTTTCCAAGTgagaacttcacacacatatacacttaaattaagttagagtataatttctatcttgcattaaaaaaaaaatgataaagagtagagtagaatttatattttgtaaaaaaaaaaaaaatgataaagagtattagagagtttcaacctatgaggTCCGCTCTTGataatacttttttattatcagacaaAGACACTagttggtttttggtgtaagcggggattgaatcccaaatcttttattcaactattagagacTTTATTTGTTGAATTAACCAGAACccactataaataaaaataacaatgttattaataaacaaaagaGTGCAAttaatctttttaaataaagttgATAAAGTTGTACtctttatcttttaaattatatataactgAAACCTTTGAAACTTTCATAATTTTCTATGCTAGCacaacatttaaataaaattatcattttatttaaataaaattatttttgtttagttcaaaCTTAACCAGGAGTGAAGCTCTATCCctctaacaagtccaatttaaactcaaactcatcattatcattttttaaataaaattatttttgtttaatcaaaaCTTAACGAGAAGTGAAACTTTATCTCTATAACAAATCCAagttaaactcaaactcaaacgttgataatctatataaaaacaaaaattatgctaggacaaaaaaaagagagactaacgttgaaaaaaaaaaaagagactcacGTTGATAATCATGGGTTTCgtttttggtttgaaatttctactaattatttttttatattatacatgGTAGATAAagtacctttatttttttagagaaaaatcaaagaTGCAACCTATGTCTTTCAACCTAGGGAacgataaatttttatttggtatgttatatataaaaatttgttgaatttggtttggttttgaagtagaatttggagattctataaattttgaaattttaagtcTTGGGGTTTTTAGTATTTGCGTCTCAGTAGATTGATCTTAATTCTTTACCTTAAATCCTTTTTATTTAGGTTCatgtggttttttgttttcttattaaaagctatgatttttggttgattaattatttgtttggattaatttcaattaattatttgtttggattcaacataaaagataatgaaattaggtattatgattttgatattgttccGTGTTTTGAATTGTCTATATTGTTATTACTACGAGAAAGTTATATTGCTacttaaatttgaaacttaacgTCGTTTCCTCATATCATggtgtttgtttatatatttgtagtttatataagttttgagtgtgtgtatatataactaTTGAGAGTTTTGCTATATTAGtttaagaattgtaaattattttgtaggttttggtaACTATGCATTTGCAACTCAATAATGTTCAATGTTAGATAGCACTTCTAAACTATGGAAAAGTATAgaagttaaatatttcttcatttttttcaaaatgttgACTAGCAAAATGTCTATTTACTCATTATTGGATTTTTTACCAAAGTTAATaattttcccgtgcatcgcacaaCTTACCtaatagtctatatatatatataaaaccaaaacttttTAAGCTcctacaattttccacatcagcaatacctaaataaatagtaataatttttttttcaccaaataCAAATTATAAACCGTAAGTTTCAACcaatacttaaataaataataataaatcttttttttttccatcaaataCAAACTACAAACCATAGGTTTCAGCCGCAACTATTCAAACCTATCTCTCAAACGCAAACTCAGCCCTAACAAAACCCTCGATCAAACTCTCTCTATTTCAAGCTCACTtccatctctttcttctttttcaactCTCTCATTCAATGCAGCTCCCTCCTTTTCTCAGCCACAACTCCTCTGGCTGATGTCAATTTTGATTCATGgttattttgttcttgagtttttatCATCTaggcattgattattttttggcCCCCTTTCTGGGCATTTGATTTTCAGGACTgaattgaagaatttggatcGTTTTCCGTTTCTGATCTTGGACGAATTTGGATCCTTTTCCGTTTCTGATGTTGGACGATTTTTCAGGTATGAAGAATTCCAATCTgatctttttcaagtttcaattttatttgattgatatgggttaaaattcaaattgaaattggTTTAAATGGAACAGAGTCTCAAAGTTATGTTTTAATTATATGTCTTCAATTAGGTTTTCTATCGATTTAGGGATTTCAAATTCTATAGGTTTGGTAATTCTTTTGGTAATTCTCTTTTATTGACTGTTTTGTCTTAGCGAGTCGTCAATTCTCATCTGATCGTGGAAGAGCACTAAGTCTAAGATTTGGTGAAATCGTAGTGTAAAGTTGGTAAATTTCATAGCAAATTTAGATAGTTACTGGTattctctctgtttttcttatatattatgtgatatatattttaaataagcaatctgtttttctctctcggtctctctctttctttctctttcactcttttGGGCTTATTATTGCAAagactttttggttttcacGAGAATCTTAtaaatcttttttctcttctttggtTTATTAAAATCCTTTGCTTTCTCCCtgatatttctttattttttacttttttatttgttgtctcttttttatttttgggttattcTCTGATTGGAAGTTAAAAACTTGGatagttttggattttctttgtagttttgttttgtgtttttcatgAGCAAGAAGATTGTTTTATCATTGTACTGTTGTCCTACAAAACTGTTCTTGATTGTGTATGCAAGAGCCGCGTGGAATATATtctaaaaagttcaaattttgtttGTGATGTGCATGAATTTGAGGGAACTGCAGTGGTTTAAGGGCGGAGTTGTGGCTGTTTGCAAAGTAGGAGTTTTTTTGTCGTAGTGGTCTAAAACTGAAAGATACTAGGAAGTGTTTTGAACTTAAGGGTAGGGAAGAGTTGGTAAGGTTGCTACAAATTTGTCTATAGGatataatcaaatttattgGGTTCAATAAAGTTCATATCTATGGATTTGTCAAACAGATTCTGTTCTACAAAAAAACACAGAACCGccgcataaaaaaaaaagaaacacagaTCAACCGCGAAACGCCGAGACAGAGATAGCAATTTGATTTTGAGGGTCCTTCACCATTCTCTTTGATTTTCGGGTTGTGGCCTACTTCCTCTCAAAAGGTAATCTCCTCCGCCCATAAACACCGCCGCTGATGGGTTTCATAGTGGAGATAGTATcgatttaatggtttttttttttcctatgttttTGAAAGGTCTAAGAGTCGGCCTGATGATTAATTTAGTTTGGCTGAAAAATTAATTCATATTGTTGTAGATTGTGGTTTCAGAATTTTCAGTGATATGTATGGGTTGTGTGTTGCAGATAGTTATGGGCTGCTGCTGggtttgtttaattaatttattttgggtCGCTACTGGGGTTTGTTTCAGTTTCGAGTTGCTGGagtttttaatatcattttttatctgaatttgttttaatttaggcTTATGTTtggatttataaaaaatttaggctTATGTTTAGgcatatgattttttgaaagaaaaattctttttgttaacCAAGAATGTTCATAATATATGATTGTTTAAGGTCCTCAGATATTGtcaagaactttttttttttgtttctctaaaaCTACACAGTAAATTAAATCATGCATTTCTCTTTACAAAAATAGTCCTATGGACAGTGAGATTGACATgtcttttcatttgatttttgaatttgattgtgattatcaatttttcatatacttactaatatatttattgtttctGTCTTATTGTGGTACAAATCGAATACTTTAGTGGGGTTTTTCAAACTTGGGCTTCTTCACAGTTAAGTGATGGTATTATGATTTCTTTTGATtacatttttgtttatggtaTCTTAATTTCTAATGTTGTTTCCactttgcaatttttatttcatgttaAATTATGCTTGATATGACTTTTGATTTTAGTTCTAATATCACATTAGCTATTGAGCATGTGAATCTGTTTCCAACTACTAAAGCTTAGAATGACCTGTTTTTGATGTTGTCTTCCAGATCTTGCACATTTGTTTGCTGCCTCCTAAAGATTGCAATCTCTGTAGTTCTATACCTCTATAATCATAATGCACCTGAGCATGTGAATCAGTTTCTGACTATTAAAGATTGCAAAgccagtacctcttttctttgAGAAATTGAACATTTTGGTACTACACACAGACAGACATACATTGATCCATGTCTAggtttagaaatatatataatgttactttcttttttgcGTGCTTGGAGTTGCAAAGGATGTAGGAGTTAATTCTCTCGTTGTTGTTTTTGTGAGTAGGTATTAACTTGATTTAGGTGGTCATTACTGCACTATTAttgatctttgttattttgttttttacaaattattttagttaaaaaaactACTTATTTTGCAGGTTCTACTTTCATTTTTGGATAAAGAGCTGCATACTTAATTGCATCGACTCAAGGTTTGTTAACGATTTCtgtaaaaattttttaaaaaaagttccTATAgcataaaagttatatataaatagtCAATATAAAACCGTTAATCAAATCATTTACTGCTTTGCTACTAATACATGTATTGCACTATTTGTCTGATGTAGATAGTTTTGTTTATGGAATCTATATTTGTTCATTATTCTGTTTCCTtgctaaataaaagaaaaaagagaaaaaaagagagactcttttgtttttagactattttcattttaaaaagtatatttaACTCAACTAAGttgttatacaaaataaaagaaatatttcttttaaacgGTTGGAACATATTGTTTATTGCGATTGTTATActcattatttcttttaaatggtTGGAaggtaaaatatttgttttcaatCATACAACCTGCCcttgaatattttgtatctatAAAAATTCTTCTCTTGGCTTCAACTCAAACTTTTCTCATAAACAATACTACTTTTGTTAgtgggaaagaaaggaaaaacagcTACCATACATCATCTGTAAAGGAAAAATCAAACAACTCGGCAACCCAATCTGTTTTGTGTTAGACAGCACCTTTAAGATAATATACCTGACTGTTTTGTtcttattatataatttgaatctaagtttccaaatttttgaatgtttacataaatttatgatctttttcactcatttttattgtgtccatgctttaatttaaaagatattgCATTAAACGATGTCGTTGGgttattttggaattttaaaaGGTGCAGGAGTGGTGGAGAAAGTAGAAGTAGAGGTAGAGGTAGAGATAAAGGAATATAAGTTTTGGAAATCCTTAAACATTTTTGGCAGTTATAAATAAACAGTTAAGTTCTTTCTCAATCTAACATTTTAatctatttagatttttataattttgggtGTGTTATTGATGGTTGATATACATGCCAATTTGTTTGGTTTGTTATCTGCTCATCCTGTAACTCCCTTGATATCCTTGCTCCAGGAGGTATAAAACAATGCAAGAAAGCTTGGTGAGCTAAAACTTTTAGAGTTACTTCCTTTCCAATCGAGTCtaaaatcttaacaatttatgttAGGTTTGTTAATTCTACTTCCAACAATCTCCCTCTATGTTCTTGATATTTGGTTCTtcattttgtgaattttaattatttttattttgcttcatTCATCTCTCTTCAAATATTACGATTATTTGTTGGTGATATTTCTGCATTATGGTGTTTTTAAAAGAAGGCTGCTTTTGAATCAATTTGTATCTATGCTAATGGTGTATATATTgagaattttaataataaaggcATGCaagattttgataaaattatgaATCTTAACTTTTGTTGAGGGCTGCAAAAGTAGGAAATAAAAATTCTAGAATTTTGCTTTTGTCTGCACAATTTTGCAAGGTAGGAAGCTTAAGATGGGGGAGCTTTAATTGTAGAGCACTGAGAAGAATGAAGCAATCCAAGAGAGACTCTTTGTGATACAGTGTAGAGTCAACAACAATATGCTTGCACCTGTTTTCTCATATTAATTTCTCATATTTAATATGATAACTTAAACAAGTCttatgaagaaaattatttttattgataaaatattgtTAGTGAAGCTGCCCCCAGcaatttaataagattttgttgttgatttacAAAACTCTTTGAATATTATGATTATTTGTTATTAGTGCATGTCatatattttactttctgttagtGTTTCTTTTAAATGTGATATGTaatcttttgatttgaaattttaccctttttgtTGTGAAGGCAATAACCAATGATAgaatatcatattatttttcatctactCAAATTGTAAATCACAACAACAAATAGTATGTAAGCTTCTGCCTAGAATGAACATTGTAAATTGCTTCAAATGAGtaataatttgttttgttgGCAGATTAAGAAATATTTGACAAggtcactatatatatatatatatagacacacacacctACCTTGATTGACCAGCTCAaatcttaatgaaatttgtatattCCTTTTTGTGAGTTATTTCTTAAAATCCAAAGTGAAAAGGTTCATTTAAGTTGACTAAATTTCTCTCAACACaacaaaaaatgcatttaatttgaataaaaaaaatatttaatatttctaAGAGCTTTTCCATGCATCGcacgagttagcgactagtataatATGAAACTAAAAGACTGAGGTAATGTGCAAAACAGCAATGCAAAAGaattgtatatagttagttaggcaacgtttgaaataataaaggaaagtagcatctcgagttttagaaactcgataTCCATATTAGAAAAAGCTTACATACTCGAGTTTCatgcgaaaaaaatttcacctatagtggcgtttttaagcctttcagtgacgttttaaagccctatagcggcgttttcctggaaattttttttttcttaagtataGATTtatggagtcctatagtggcgtttttaagccctatagtgacgttttatagacctatagcggcgtttttattcaatttatggaaatcgagtctttaaaactcgattttcagcttaattaaactcgagtttttatcttggaactcgaatTTTAGACattcgagatgctagttttcaacattgttttgaaacgtggcaattaactaaattttttaatatttattgttatttagaaaaaaaattcctaaaagaCTTAAAAAGAGAATCCAGAATATGTGTCACTTCATTGTTTACCTAAAAAAGTGGCTCCAATAACTTATCACGTGCTTGGcaaaagtgaatttttttttaaaaaaaaattaaaataataataataataagaaaaaagtcGTACGGCTGCTCAGACGGATTAATGAAAAGTCAATTAGCGCTTACGTGggagttttgattattatttaactcatttatattttatataagaaatatCTACGACGCTGAAAACAAAGATGTTCGCGTGGCCTAATGGATAAGGCGCTCGCCTCCGGAGCGGGAGATTGTGGGTTCGAGTCCCACCGTGAACGCCTTCCCTCtacttttttcacatttttccaTTAGCGGTCGTCAAGGCTTAAGCTACATGTTTGTCTCTTGAAAAAATCTCTAAATGGGCTTAAAAAGTCGCACTGATTTTGGTACCACCACCTTACCTATTTCCTAATAAACCCAATAATTCCAGCTACCTATTTTTCATCTGGATTTTAGTGAATCTCTAATTTCAGGTGTATCCAAACACCTAGACTAGCTAATTCTCCAAAAAACATAGATTAGAAAGTCAAAAGTGCTGTTATTAATGTATGGGTAATAGAAAAATGTCGATCACTCCAAATCCACAACCAAATGCAGGCTATGGCCTTTGGCTTTCCCCTCCCCCTTTATTTTAatactaatttcttttttgctaggcaaaaaacaaagtaaaataatttagaagaaattcCTAAATTTTGGGTCACCTTGCACCGAaaccatattaaaataataagaagatAGTAAAGCACAATTTATTATTCTTAATTATGATATCTTACAATAGGCAGTTTCAAGATTGATAGTAGTTCAATTCCTATACTCGCAAGCATTATTCTAAGGTATCAAGCTtaaaacactatatatatatatatatatatattttttttttttggtcaaccGTCTTTGCCGGCTTAATATACATAGGTACTTGTTCATCTCTTAAGGATAAATCTCAATGACAGACTTCATGCCAAATGATGACACAATTTGGTAGCGGCTAAAGCCAGCCTCCAAGAACAGCTTCTCCCATTCTCtcttgtttctctcttttccagTAACCAAAGACATCATTAGTGCATCAAAGAGGAGCTTTGTAGTGGTAACATCATGTTCATCCTTCTCTTGATTTATCACTACATCTATGATAATTAcctttccttcttttcctttcttcgCAATAGCCTCCTTGCAATTTTTAAGTATGTTGACACATTCCTCATCGCTCCAATCATGCAAAATCCACTGCCAAATAGTAATATAACAGTCAAATTAGAGAGCTTCAGCCTTCATATCTCTAGCATCTTTTAAATTTAGCCAACCTCAAAATAATGTTGAATAATTCTTCAAAATTCTTTCACCTATGGAAGTCTtgaaatttatcatttatattgTTCAGATTACCAACCCAATATCTACTTAATTATCTTTCTAACTGTTTGTAGTTTGTAAACATGTACGTTATGGAAAGTTATAGTCGTTAAAGAGCTTTTTTACATCATATGAATGGTACATACAAGTACAACATCCACgaacacatgaagaaaaattcttATTACCACCTTCGATCCCAAAATAAAAACCCCCTATTATAGGCAATATTAATAGCCAAAATAAACAATTGGATgcaacttaaaaaaattcacacctgctttattgtttatattaaatattacaaatctaaaagcctatttattatcatatcataaaattttaaaaaacgtGACACTTTGAACATTATTAAATCTAGAAAATAATGTACTAACCATCAAATAAACTAtcaaatttaagtaaaattgagatgttattatttcaaatattaaaGACACATTCGTATGCCACATACCTTGAACAGAATGGCATCTGCAGGAGGGATATACTGAAACATATCGCCACCaacaaatttcagatttttaCTATCtggcaagttggcaacaacATGGGGGAGGTCAAACACAGTGCATTTCATGTGAGGAAAAGCTTCAGAAATAATCCTTGCAACTGTCCCAGTACCACCTCCAATATCAACCAATGAACCTAAACCCTCAAAAATGGGCTGGTAGTCCTTAACAACCAAGCTCATCAGTCGGGAATCGCTCGCCATTCCTTCATTGAAAATGTTATTGTATTCTGGGCTTTGGTTGCAATAATCCCAAAAACCTTTCCCGTGTGCTTTCTCGAAAGGTGTGAGCTCACTCCCCTGAAACCAATCTCCCAAGAACTGCCATGGGCTTACAAGTGCAGGATCAAGCATTGCCAGAACAAATGGTGATAAGCTAGTGACATTTTCTTTGAGGATAAGCCTAGAAGAAGGTGTGAGGGTAtaggcttcttcttctttttctttttcttgattttcatgAACAATTGTTTTAGCGAAGAAGCCAGAGTGCACCAATAGACGCATAAGCCTGTGCACGCAGCTAGTTTTTTCAGGGTGAATATTAAGCTTAGAGACCAACTCTTGGAGAGTAATGGGTTGGCCATGGTTGTGGATTGTGTCAGGAATGCCTAGCTGAATTGCACATTTAAGTGACATGGAATCAATGTAGCTAAAAATGTGTTTATACAAATGACACTGAACCTGAAATAACTCACTCACTCCCTCACCATGAATGAGATCCATCTTAGTGCTGATCTCTTTAATTCTAAGCTTCTTTTACTTCTCCATGAGGTCCAGCTGCCTTCTTATATATAGATTGTTGGATTGTGTGGCCAAATAGCCCACGATATAGATGTTGAATTGTGTTGGATTGTGTGTCCtacttgttttccttttatgtttttagtttgatgttgAATGTAGCCTATTTAAACTTTTGGTTTGTACTCTAAGCATTTTATGAGTATTATTGTACTACTTtgggtgttagtttacttatttgtagttcttacataatttaaattctagacataaacgtattttatgtctaaacatatgcctaaatataaaatttaattaatt
This genomic stretch from Quercus lobata isolate SW786 chromosome 3, ValleyOak3.0 Primary Assembly, whole genome shotgun sequence harbors:
- the LOC115981682 gene encoding trans-resveratrol di-O-methyltransferase-like is translated as MDLIHGEGVSELFQVQCHLYKHIFSYIDSMSLKCAIQLGIPDTIHNHGQPITLQELVSKLNIHPEKTSCVHRLMRLLVHSGFFAKTIVHENQEKEKEEEAYTLTPSSRLILKENVTSLSPFVLAMLDPALVSPWQFLGDWFQGSELTPFEKAHGKGFWDYCNQSPEYNNIFNEGMASDSRLMSLVVKDYQPIFEGLGSLVDIGGGTGTVARIISEAFPHMKCTVFDLPHVVANLPDSKNLKFVGGDMFQYIPPADAILFKWILHDWSDEECVNILKNCKEAIAKKGKEGKVIIIDVVINQEKDEHDVTTTKLLFDALMMSLVTGKERNKREWEKLFLEAGFSRYQIVSSFGMKSVIEIYP